Within Suricata suricatta isolate VVHF042 chromosome 12, meerkat_22Aug2017_6uvM2_HiC, whole genome shotgun sequence, the genomic segment CCACGGGCCTCCGTTGTGACCCGCTGCTCTTGTGGTCTCGGTGTCGGGCTTGGCACTTGGCAGAGCCAGTGAGGTCAGCAAGGGGCCTTTTCCTGGCCCCGGCGGCCGGCACCCAGCGGCACCCCCTAGTCCCGGAAATGCCACCAGGGTGCGGCCGAGAGCCCGTGGCCTGGGCCCCTGACCTGCGCGGAGGACAGTGCTGGCCGTGCTGCTCGGACGAAACGGAGACTCCGGCCCCTCGCGGAGCAGGCGGGCGCCAGGGCCACGGTCACTGCTCACGGGGCTTCCCTCCCCAGGACCCCTACTTCATGAAGAACCACCTGGGCTCCTACGAGTGCAAGCTGTGCCTGACCCTGCACAACAACGAGGTGCGTCCTGGGCTCTGGGGGCGGGGCGCGCGGCGCCTGGCCTGTGAACTCCGCGCGCTGGACACGTCCGTTTGGGGAGACCCGTGTGCTCCCGGCCAAGGCCGAGCAGCCTGTCCCCAGCCTGCTGCCGCCGTGGGCGCACACCGGGAGTTCTGCATCCGGTGTTTGGGGTCTCGTAGGTGTGGCCCCGGGTGGGCCCTTGGAGGGGCCCAAGAGCGTAGTGTGGCACGCACAGTGGCGTGCAGATCCGCTCGGGAGCGAGCAGGTTGCGTTTGCTGGTGGTCACAAGCGGGCCTGAGCCGGCACTGCTGCCGGTGGCACCGGGTCACTCTTGGTGGTCACTGAGCCGCGTCCCCCGCCCACTCAATGCCAGGAGCCCCCCAGTCATGACCACAGAGTTCCCCGGGGGCTTCTGCGTCCCCCCAACGGATAAGAAATTCAGAGCTTGTCCCACTCTGCGGAGAGGTCCCCAGGCTGTCATCGGAATGGACACCCACGTCACAGGTCATGTCCCTTGTTGGGGGACCAGCTTCTGCCGGCTTACACTGTGCGGCCGGAGGCCGctcccctctgcacccccccccccccgcagccccccCAACTCCCCTGGTCTCAAGCCGCCCGCATGCTTTTCCCACTGCAGGGGAGTTACTTGGCGCACACGCAGGGGAAGAAGCACCAGACCAACTTGTGAGTACCTGGGGCCCCTTCTGGTGCCCGGTGTCCCGCCCCTCAGGATCCGGGTCACAGGGTGTCCCGGGGTGCTCTCTCCCCGGCGCTCAGGCCGATCTTGCCGGAGCGTGGGCTTCTGTGGCGCGGGGAGAGAGGTGAGGGTTCTCAGAAGACCCCCTAGTGAGCAGCGAGAAACGTGACAGGGACAGAGGTGCTCTGAGCCTGTCCCGGCCCCACGGCATGGGAACCCTGGGACCCCCGCCCCATGCCCCTGGCCTTGCAAACTCCAAGGTCGCTCTGGGGGTTGCGCAGCTCCCAGCACCTGGGCCTGTGGCCTTGGCGGCCTGTGTGGAGGGGCCGCAGCGCTGTCTCCATCCCCTCCGCAGGGCCCGGCGAGCCGCCAAGGAAGCCAAAGAGGCCCCCGCCCAGCCGGCGCCAGAGAAGGTCAAGGTGGAGGTGAAGAAGTTTGTGAAGATCGGCCGGCCGGGGTACAAAGGTGATTGGGTCTGGGAGAGTCTGGCCCACAGCCCCGACCTTGAGCCACACAGAAACTGCTGTTCTCTGGCCCTTTGCCGCCGAGACCCCCACTTGGCCTTGCCTCCTGCGGTTTCCCAGCAGAAGGACCAGGCTGGGACCGATGGCCCACTGGTGCCCTGGCCCCCCCTTTCCTGTGAACTTTCCCAGACAACCGTATCTCGGTGTCGTGGCTCCTCTGGCCTCATGTCCCAGTGTCTTGGGAGCTGGTGATTCTTTACTGTGCTTTCGGGGGACATGAGTGACCATGGAGGGAGGTCCCTCTCCTTGGTCTTGGGACAGGGTGTTGGTGCTTCACTTGGAggaggggcgggtggggagggTCCATGCAAGAAACCACTCACTCAGTGGAGCCAGTGGCAGAGGGGAGGGTCCTTGGATCGCCTGCCAGAAAGTAGGTTCGGTGGCTCCATTGGAACATAGGGGACTGCGCTCCTGGGAGGTAAACAGTTTCCAGGCAGGACACcgacgtgcaaaggccctggggcaggctgCTGAATAAGCTGGAGCTGGGATgacagcatggggtgggggggccacCAAAGGCCTTTTGGCCCTGGAGGGCCGTCTGGTCTCCGTCCCGAGTGTAGTGTGGAGACGCCGGGGGCGAGGGGGAGCGCAGCACCCCCAGAGCTGTTGGAGAGCGGTCTGCAAGTGGGAGCGGGGCCACTGGAGGCCTGGCTGCAGAGCTGTAGCGCCAAGGGCGTCCCCCCAGAAGCAGGGGCTCagacccgcccccccccgccgcccacgCGCAGcgtgccccccccccagcttccGCTCCGTGCCGTCCCAGGCCTCGAGGTGAGGGCCGCAGGGCCCACCGTCCTGCCCGCACGCCCCTGACTGTGGTCTCGGGCAGGGGCCTGCCGGCAGCTTGGGCACACCAGCCGGACGGCGTGTGCCGGCATCCTGCCCCCCCGTTCTCGGGCGCCGTCTGTCCACAGCCGTGGTCCCGCAGCCTCGGGGACCACGCGCTCGCCTGGGCCTGACACCCTCGTGTGTTGCAGTGACCAAGCAGAGGGACACGGAGATGGGCCAGCAGAGCCTCCTCTTCCAGGTAagggggagcctggagcccagttggggggggggggtccttcgAACGGCAGCACTGCCCCCCGCCCTGTCCCCACAGATCGACTACCCTGAGATCGCCGAGGGCATCATGCCCCGCCACCGCTTCATGTCCGCCTACGAGCAGAGGATCGAGCCCCCGGACCGGCGCTGGCAGTACCTGCTGATGGCCGCCGAGCCCTACGAGACCATTGCCTTCAAGGTAGCGGCCGCGGGGTCCCCCGGCGGCCAGGCTGCTTGCGGCTCCCGTGACCCCGTCCCGCCGCGCCACGTCCATCATGGTCCTCagggcccctctctgcccccgtCCCCACCCAGGTGCCGAGCCGGGAGATCGATAAGGCCGAGGGCAAGTTCTGGACTCACTGGAATCGGGAAACCAAGCAGGTGAGTGGGTCCGTCTGGATCCGGGCACTTGGGGGGCTGCGGGTGTCTGCCCTGGCacgcctgtcccctcccctgaggTGCCGCTCAGCCCGCTTTGCGTGTCCAGTTTTTCCTTCAGTTCCACTTCAAGATGGAGAAGCCCCCGGCCCCACCGAGCCTCCCTGCTGGGCCCCCCGGGGTGAAgcgacccccacccccgctgaTGAACGGTCTGCCCCCCCGGCCACCGCTGCCTGAGTCTCTGCCCCCGCCACCACCAGGAGGCCTGCCCCTGCCGCCTATGCCTCCCAGCGGGCCTGCGCCCTCGGGGCCCCCGGGCCCTCCCCAGCTGCCCCCGCCAGCTCCGGGGGTCCACCCCCCGACATCTGGGGTCCACCCCCCTGCACCGGGGGTCCACCCCCCAGCTCCCGGGGTCCACCCCCCAGCACCAGTGGTGCACCCCCCAACATCTGGGGTTCATCCCCCTGCTCCAGGCGTCCACCCTCCAGCTCCAGGGGTCCACCCGCCTGCTCCAGGCGTCCACCCTCCCCCATCTGCTGGGGTtcacccccaggccccaggggtgCACCCGGCAGCTCCTGCCGTGCACCCCCAGGCCCCCGGCGTccaccccccagctcctggggtccaccccccagccccagggatcCACCCCCAGCCTCCGGGGGTTCACCCTCCACCTCCTGGGGTCCATCCATCTGCTCCTGGGGTTCATCCTCCAGCTCCTGGGGtccacccccagcctcctggaGTTCACCCTGCAAATCCTGGGGTGCACCCCCCAACTCCCATGCCCCCAATGCTGAGGCCCCCGCTGCCCGCCGAGGGTCCTGGGACCattccgccccctcccccagccaactAAAGAGCCGCTCCTTCTCCAGGCCAGCTTGGTGTCTTGTCCTGTGTCTTCTCTCCCGGCTCAGTTCAGTGCTTTTGTACGAGGCCTCGCCGTGTCCGCAGCGATCATTAAACAGCCTCCCCTGATGCCCGAGTGACCTGCTGTGTTGGGGGCGGGGTCTGTGGGGCACTAGGTGTGCTGGCTTCACCCGCCGTTGGTGGACACCCACAGTGAGTCCCCACCGCATACATGGGGTCTCGCGGTTGGGGCATCAGTGTCCCTGCGTCCTCCCAGGACACCGGTGGGCGGGGGACAGACCCAGCCAGCCCACAGCGGCTCCAGGTTGTCCTGTGGCTGCTCGCCCTCTGTGGGGTCTCGGCCAAGATGGCCTGGGCTGCAAGGTGCCAAGAGGTAGTGTGAGTGGGTGCTCCGGGAGCCCCGGCTCTGCTGGAAGACCACCCTCTAGCCTGGTCCCCATCAGAGCCTGGTGCTGGAGCCCCTGGGGcacctgccccccaaccccccatcccGGAGCAGTTGATAGTCTGGGTTGTCACTCCCCGGCCTGGCTCCCACTCCCGCCTGCAGGGGGGAGACCTTGCCAAGGACAGTTGTTGGACCTGTTGGTCACAGGCTGCACTCTATCGTGGGCGAGAAGATGGGGGGGGCAGGCTGGGACAGAAGAAGCTTTGAGAAgcctccctgcctgcccaggCGCACGGTGGGGCGCCAGACATCAGCCCCCAAGGTCACCCCCCAGGAGATAGGGGCTGTGCTGCCGCACAAACATTCCGGTCTCATCCACATAAGCCCGGGCGGCCGGCTCTTCACAGCAGCTAGGATGCCGGGCGTGCGGCTCCCTGCGCTGGCCCTGGTGCTGGCGGTGACCGGGCCTCTGCTGACGGCCGGGGACCCTGGGGTCCCCAGCACCCCGGGCCTGCCTGAAGAGCCAGCCACAAGCACCGGGGGTCTCATCTTCCACCCAGACTGGGACTGGCTGCCCCGCGCTCCACGAGACCCCTTGTGCCTGGTgacgctgggcaggggtgggaacCAGAGCGGCTCTCCGCTTCCGCTGGTGGGGGCGCTGAGAGGCTATGAGCACGCCTTCCTCGAGGCTGTGCAGCGGGCGCGCTGGGGTCCCCGCAGCCTGGCCACCTTCGGAGTCTGTGCCCCCGGGGACGGACACGCTGCCCTATTCCCTCTGCGGCAGCTGCAGGCGTGGCTGGGGGAGCCCGGGGGGCGGCGGCTGGTGGTGCTGCACCTAGAGGAAGGTACGTGGGGGGCCGCGGTCTGGGGGGGCCACGCTGCCACCGCTCTTTCCAGACTGGGTCCTGCAGAGCCCCTCTTGGGATGGTTGAGGCTGTGAGGTGGGGGCCGTTTGTGTCTggaggctcccccccccccccccgcatgctTGGCTTCCAAGCCCACCCTTCCCACAGCCCTCCAGGCTCTCCAAATGAAGggtgggaagggagtgggggcagggcacccGGAAGGTCCGCAGAACCATgctccccccacaccctcccaCAGGAGCTGCTGTAGGGAATGGGCTGCCCTCCCCAAGGAGAGCCCCAGACAGCCCAACGGTGCTCTGGGCGCCCGTGCTGCGGTACCGGGGCAAGGCCCTGCACCTGAAATCTGGGTGTCAAGCCCATGCCAGTGGGAGGGGGGGGTCTCCCCGCAGGACTGCAAGACAGGCTtccggcagggggcggggcctcagGAGCTCAGGTGtcgccccttccctacttgtccCTCGTGGCACAGTGACATGGGAGCCAGCACCGTCACTGAAGTTCCAGGAGCCCCCTGCTGGAGGAGACAGATCCCTGGAGCTGGCGGTGCTGGTGCTGTACCCTGGGCCTGGCCCCGAGGTCACCGTCACTGGGGCCGGGCTGCCAGGCGCCCAGGTACCGGGGTGTTGAAAGGGGTGGTTCCAGGGCCTCCAGGAGGCCTCacccagcagaggagggggcatgGGGCTTTTTTAACTGTGCTGAACAGAGAAGTTCCGGGGGCCCTGGCTAGAACCGTGAAGGGGGCTCCAGGGTGCGGAGCAGGGCTGGTCTCCTCACCCCCACCAGGCAGGCTGAGCCCCCATCTCCACAGAACCTATGCCAGTCCCGGGACACCCGCTACCTGGTTCTGGCGGTGGACCACCCAGCAGGGGCCTGGCGCAGCCCTGGGCTCACCCTGACCCTGCAACTCCGAAGAGACGGTAGGCTCTCGAAGAGAGGGACCCGGCAAGGGCGGGCAGTCCTCGGCCCCCACTCAGCCAGGCCCCGTGCCATGCCCCGCAGGCGCGCCCCTGGGCACCGCCCAGCTGCAGGAGCTGCTGTTCGGCCCTGACCCCCGCTGCTTCACGCGCCGGACCCCGGCGCTGCTCCTGCTGCCCGNNNNNNNNNNNNNNNNNNNNNNNNNNNNNNNNNNNNNNNNNNNNNNNNNNNNNNNNNNNNNNNNNNNNNNNNNNNNNNNNNNNNNNNNNNNNNNNNNNNNAGCGCAGCGCAGGGTCCGGGGCGGCCGACGGGCCGTGCGCGCTGCGCGAGCTGAGCGTGGACCTGCGCGCCGAGCGCTCCGTGCTCATCCCGGAGACGTACCAGGCCAACAACTGCCAGGGCTCGTGCGGGTGGCCGCAGTCCGACCGCAACCCGCACTACGGCAACCACGTGGTGCTGCTGCTCAAGATGCAGGCCCGCGGCGCCGCCCTGGCGCGCCCGCCCTGCTGCGTGCCCACGGCCTACGCGGGCAAGCTCCTCATCAGCCTGTCGGAGGAGCGCATCAGCGCGCACCATGTGCCCAACATGGTGGCCACCGAGTGCGGCTGCCGGTGACCCCCGCACCGTGACCACCCCCAGTGGCGTCTCCGCCCATATTTATTCGGACCCCAATCATCGCCCTAGTAAAGACCAGCAAACACTGGCTGACGTGTGTGTGCATTGGAGAACCTGGGCAGCTCTCCCCGGGCACGAGGGGTGGCGCGGGGGCCAGGCCATCCCCGACCGCGCTCACTGGGCCCCTAGAGCTACTATCTCCGCCATTCAGGCCCGGGAGGCTTCCGGCGCCGAGGCTCAAAGGAGCAGGCGGCCTCGGGGCTGCGGCACTCCATTTATTTCACTGCACCGCGGGAGCCAccgagcgggggagggggttcCCAGGACTGTGTGTCACAGTACCCAGGCCTGACTCAGTCCCGCCCCTTGCCAGCCCGGTGTTTCTGGCGGCCTGGAGGCCGGTCCTCGTCGGGGCGCCGCGAGGAGCCCCAAGCCTGCCTCTTCCTGTACCCGGGGTCTCCAGAGTCCTGCGCCCAAGGCCGACGGCCCGCCTCGCGCGCCTCCCAGCGCCGCGGTCGGGCTCCTCGGGGTTCCCTGGCGGCCCGTGGCTCCTCCTGCTTCCGAGCCCTCTCCTCCCTCCGCAGCCTCTGCTCCTTCGGCGGCTTCTTCCGACGCCTCTCCTCCTTCCGAGGCGCCTCCTTGGGCGCGCGCTTTTCCCCAGCGgcctccttcccag encodes:
- the AMH gene encoding muellerian-inhibiting factor — protein: MGGAGWDRRSFEKPPCLPRRTVGRQTSAPKVTPQEIGAVLPHKHSGLIHISPGGRLFTAARMPGVRLPALALVLAVTGPLLTAGDPGVPSTPGLPEEPATSTGGLIFHPDWDWLPRAPRDPLCLVTLGRGGNQSGSPLPLVGALRGYEHAFLEAVQRARWGPRSLATFGVCAPGDGHAALFPLRQLQAWLGEPGGRRLVVLHLEEVTWEPAPSLKFQEPPAGGDRSLELAVLVLYPGPGPEVTVTGAGLPGAQNLCQSRDTRYLVLAVDHPAGAWRSPGLTLTLQLRRDGAPLGTAQLQELLFGPDPRCFTRRTPALLLLAGSGAADGPCALRELSVDLRAERSVLIPETYQANNCQGSCGWPQSDRNPHYGNHVVLLLKMQARGAALARPPCCVPTAYAGKLLISLSEERISAHHVPNMVATECGCR
- the SF3A2 gene encoding splicing factor 3A subunit 2, coding for MDFQHRPGGKTGSGGVASSSESNRDRRERLRQLALETIDINKDPYFMKNHLGSYECKLCLTLHNNEGSYLAHTQGKKHQTNLARRAAKEAKEAPAQPAPEKVKVEVKKFVKIGRPGYKVTKQRDTEMGQQSLLFQIDYPEIAEGIMPRHRFMSAYEQRIEPPDRRWQYLLMAAEPYETIAFKVPSREIDKAEGKFWTHWNRETKQFFLQFHFKMEKPPAPPSLPAGPPGVKRPPPPLMNGLPPRPPLPESLPPPPPGGLPLPPMPPSGPAPSGPPGPPQLPPPAPGVHPPTSGVHPPAPGVHPPAPGVHPPAPVVHPPTSGVHPPAPGVHPPAPGVHPPAPGVHPPPSAGVHPQAPGVHPAAPAVHPQAPGVHPPAPGVHPPAPGIHPQPPGVHPPPPGVHPSAPGVHPPAPGVHPQPPGVHPANPGVHPPTPMPPMLRPPLPAEGPGTIPPPPPAN